A stretch of Acidobacteriota bacterium DNA encodes these proteins:
- a CDS encoding fasciclin domain-containing protein, giving the protein MKTQFVRLAVAAVAAVALVAGSTVAKAQQPKDIVDTAVAAGSFKTLAAALQAAGLIETLKGTGPFTVFAPTDAAFAKLPKGTVEDLLKPENKAKLIAILTYHVVPGSVMAAQVVTMNGKEAKTVNGQSVKIVVKGGTVTVDGAKVVTTDIKASNGVIHVIDSVILPK; this is encoded by the coding sequence ATGAAGACACAGTTCGTTCGGTTGGCAGTGGCCGCAGTTGCGGCAGTGGCGTTGGTGGCGGGTTCCACGGTGGCGAAGGCGCAGCAGCCCAAGGACATCGTTGACACCGCGGTGGCGGCCGGTTCGTTCAAGACCCTGGCGGCGGCTCTTCAGGCCGCGGGCCTGATCGAGACCCTGAAAGGCACGGGACCGTTCACGGTGTTCGCGCCGACCGACGCGGCGTTCGCAAAGCTGCCGAAGGGCACGGTTGAGGACCTCCTCAAGCCCGAGAACAAGGCGAAGCTGATCGCGATTCTCACCTATCACGTGGTGCCGGGCTCGGTCATGGCCGCACAGGTGGTCACGATGAACGGCAAAGAGGCCAAGACGGTCAACGGCCAGTCGGTGAAGATTGTGGTCAAGGGCGGCACCGTGACCGTTGACGGCGCGAAAGTCGTGACCACCGACATCAAGGCGTCCAACGGCGTCATTCACGTGATCGACTCGGTCATTCTCCCGAAGTAG
- a CDS encoding homoserine dehydrogenase codes for MSVLQSVVVKEVRIGLLGCGGVGQAVVQALTASDDRLSEAGLSLTCVAALVRDPRRPRAVADVPLTNDPDLWSKYEFDVVVEVLGGVEPARTLVARTLSAGIPVVTANKSLMAAHGVELQALAAAHGTSLYFEASVLAGVPCVNTLARRPLASGGGAWAGIVNGTSHFILSDMARGRSFEDALVEAVARGYAEPSSDADISGRDAAEKLTILLHLAGHTDVATSDLPRRGIDGLETWHIEFARRLGGVIKPVALADTGQEAGGWVGPAFVPASHPFAQVEGVTNILSVGRGASAVLFSGPGAGPAVTALTVLDDVVEAAAGRAPRALPAPEASAPVAHRLRVPRSGAWYLALDHVTSSAGELAEFLAANHLPAIALAGDGRRHAVVTASTTYAALCAAVDAIEATGVRVVWWPVVEVARG; via the coding sequence GTGAGTGTCTTGCAGAGCGTGGTCGTCAAGGAAGTGCGCATTGGTTTATTGGGGTGCGGCGGTGTTGGGCAGGCCGTCGTGCAGGCGCTGACGGCGTCTGACGACCGGCTGTCGGAAGCGGGCCTGTCGCTCACGTGTGTCGCCGCGCTTGTGCGCGACCCGAGACGCCCGAGGGCTGTGGCAGACGTACCGCTGACAAACGATCCGGACCTGTGGAGTAAGTATGAGTTCGACGTGGTCGTGGAGGTGCTTGGCGGCGTCGAGCCCGCGCGCACACTCGTGGCCCGTACGTTGTCGGCAGGCATTCCCGTTGTCACCGCGAACAAGTCCCTGATGGCCGCACACGGCGTGGAGCTGCAGGCGCTGGCGGCCGCACACGGCACGTCGCTCTACTTCGAGGCGTCGGTGCTGGCGGGCGTGCCGTGCGTGAACACCCTTGCCCGCCGACCGCTCGCATCGGGCGGGGGAGCGTGGGCCGGGATCGTCAACGGGACTTCTCATTTCATCCTGTCAGACATGGCGCGGGGTCGTTCGTTCGAGGACGCCCTTGTGGAGGCAGTGGCGCGCGGTTACGCCGAGCCGTCGAGTGACGCGGATATCAGCGGTCGCGATGCAGCCGAGAAACTCACCATCCTGCTGCATCTGGCCGGCCACACAGATGTGGCGACAAGCGATCTCCCCAGACGGGGAATCGATGGCCTTGAGACCTGGCATATCGAGTTCGCTCGTCGTCTCGGCGGGGTGATTAAGCCTGTCGCGTTGGCCGACACCGGTCAGGAGGCCGGGGGTTGGGTTGGGCCGGCGTTTGTGCCCGCGTCACACCCGTTTGCCCAGGTGGAGGGCGTGACGAACATCCTGTCCGTCGGTCGCGGCGCATCCGCTGTCTTGTTCTCAGGTCCCGGCGCCGGCCCGGCCGTCACTGCGCTCACCGTACTCGATGACGTCGTTGAAGCCGCGGCCGGTCGGGCTCCCCGTGCGTTGCCTGCGCCTGAAGCCTCAGCGCCCGTCGCACACCGACTGCGAGTTCCCCGTTCTGGTGCCTGGTATCTGGCACTCGATCACGTCACGTCAAGCGCCGGTGAACTGGCAGAGTTCCTGGCCGCGAACCACCTGCCGGCCATTGCGCTGGCCGGTGACGGCCGTCGCCATGCAGTGGTGACTGCGTCCACCACGTATGCGGCGCTGTGCGCGGCCGTTGACGCGATTGAGGCGACGGGCGTGCGCGTGGTGTGGTGGCCGGTGGTGGAGGTGGCTCGTGGCTGA
- a CDS encoding cupredoxin domain-containing protein encodes MSVNAYERVWMWGAGGLIVLFLAAIGITAVTQAVQPPSHIETINPATLADHPEFGDPQVKTTADGKVVVSMVAEMFQFRPDPIEVPVNTPITFRITAADVVHGMMIVGTNANAMAIPGYVSQFTITFPKAGDYDIACHEFCGLMHHAMVGKITVKGGRP; translated from the coding sequence ATGAGCGTCAACGCCTACGAACGAGTGTGGATGTGGGGTGCGGGCGGATTGATCGTGCTCTTCCTCGCGGCCATCGGCATCACTGCGGTGACTCAGGCGGTGCAGCCGCCGAGCCACATTGAAACCATCAATCCGGCCACGCTGGCCGATCATCCTGAATTCGGCGACCCGCAGGTCAAGACCACCGCTGACGGGAAAGTGGTCGTGTCCATGGTGGCCGAGATGTTCCAGTTCCGGCCCGATCCCATCGAGGTGCCCGTGAACACACCCATCACGTTTCGCATCACCGCGGCTGATGTCGTGCACGGCATGATGATTGTTGGCACCAACGCCAACGCCATGGCGATACCTGGCTATGTCAGCCAGTTCACCATCACGTTTCCCAAGGCGGGCGACTACGACATTGCGTGTCACGAATTCTGCGGCCTGATGCACCACGCGATGGTGGGCAAGATCACCGTGAAGGGAGGCCGCCCATGA
- a CDS encoding DNA alkylation repair protein, whose protein sequence is MRELRDFYTGTVIRDIARDLKRAQPSFPDRRFVTDALKGLAPLSLTGRAAHIAAAMRTHLPQDFAEAAGILERSLGPRHAGSDTFGMAPFKYLPHTMYVAAHGLAHFEESMQLQCELTQRFSAEFSIRAFLIHHPEATYERLRLWARHEDVHVRRLVSEGSRPRLPWAQRLRHFQKDPAPIVALLEMLKDDPELYVRRSVANSLNDIAKDHPGIVVDTCRRWMKSATPDRAWIVSHALRSLVKQGHSGALALLGVGRAPRVRVDKVSIRPARVPLGGRVTCACTVTSVAKSAQDLLIDYQVHYVKANRGTSAKVFKGKRVTLSPAGAVPFAVTVKLADLTTRKHHPGRHAIDLLVNGKPFPLGTFVLTLS, encoded by the coding sequence GTGAGGGAACTCCGCGATTTCTACACCGGCACTGTCATCCGCGACATCGCGCGTGATCTGAAGCGCGCGCAGCCGTCGTTTCCTGATCGCCGTTTTGTCACCGATGCGCTCAAAGGTCTGGCGCCGTTGTCGCTGACCGGACGGGCCGCGCACATCGCGGCGGCCATGCGCACCCACCTGCCGCAGGACTTCGCCGAAGCGGCCGGGATTCTCGAACGATCGCTCGGCCCCAGGCATGCCGGCAGTGACACGTTCGGCATGGCGCCCTTCAAATACTTGCCGCACACCATGTATGTGGCCGCGCACGGCCTGGCGCACTTCGAAGAGTCCATGCAGCTGCAGTGCGAGCTGACGCAGCGATTCAGCGCGGAGTTCAGCATTCGCGCATTCCTCATTCACCACCCTGAGGCGACGTACGAGCGCCTGCGCCTGTGGGCCAGGCACGAAGATGTCCACGTCCGCCGATTGGTCTCGGAGGGGTCGCGGCCCCGGCTGCCCTGGGCCCAGAGGCTTCGGCATTTTCAGAAGGACCCGGCGCCGATCGTGGCCCTGCTCGAGATGCTCAAGGACGATCCCGAGTTGTACGTGCGGCGCTCGGTCGCCAACAGTCTCAACGACATTGCCAAGGACCATCCCGGGATAGTGGTTGACACCTGCCGGCGGTGGATGAAGAGCGCCACTCCCGACCGGGCGTGGATTGTGAGTCATGCGCTTCGATCGCTGGTCAAACAGGGCCACTCCGGCGCCCTGGCACTTCTGGGTGTTGGCCGGGCGCCGCGGGTCCGGGTGGACAAGGTGTCGATCCGGCCGGCCCGGGTGCCGCTCGGTGGCCGGGTCACATGCGCATGCACGGTCACGAGCGTGGCGAAGTCGGCCCAGGACCTCCTCATCGACTACCAGGTCCACTACGTCAAAGCCAACCGAGGGACGAGCGCGAAGGTGTTCAAAGGCAAGCGCGTGACCCTCAGCCCCGCTGGAGCGGTTCCATTCGCCGTGACCGTCAAGTTGGCCGACCTCACCACCCGGAAGCACCATCCCGGCCGCCACGCCATCGACCTGCTCGTGAACGGCAAGCCCTTCCCACTGGGCACGTTTGTCCTGACACTGTCCTGA
- a CDS encoding PLP-dependent transferase gives MEFGTRTIHAGQPSEPNTGAIVAPIFQTTTYQQPGPGEHLGFDYTRTSNPTRQRLEGVLADLEGGTRCAVFGSGLAAENAILQAYLKPGDTIVVPVDVYGGTFRLLDKVFEPLGVVVRRVDFSDLAALERAVAARPKIVWLESPTNPRLLVYDIAAVARIAHAAGAIVVVDNTFATPYFQQPLSLGADLVIQSVTKYLAGHLDVIQGAVIAKDAGVFEPVKFLQNALGGVPSPFDCWLTLRGVKTLELRMERHAQNAAAIADVLTAHPKVKRVYYPGLASHPGHEIAKRQMTGFGGMVSFELDGTVEDASAFVSSLTYFALGESLGGVRSLVCLPCKMTHASIPAETRAELGLSDSLIRLSPGVEHPRDLVADLKSKLDALVEVAELATVR, from the coding sequence ATGGAATTTGGGACACGTACGATTCATGCAGGACAACCGTCAGAACCGAACACCGGGGCCATTGTGGCGCCGATTTTCCAGACGACCACGTATCAGCAACCAGGACCCGGTGAACATCTCGGGTTTGACTACACGCGCACATCGAATCCCACGAGGCAACGGCTCGAGGGCGTGCTGGCCGATCTTGAAGGGGGCACTCGTTGCGCGGTCTTCGGGTCGGGCCTCGCGGCCGAGAATGCCATCCTGCAGGCGTACCTGAAGCCGGGGGACACGATCGTCGTGCCGGTCGACGTGTATGGGGGCACGTTCAGGCTGCTCGACAAGGTGTTCGAGCCGCTCGGCGTTGTGGTGCGCCGGGTGGACTTCAGTGACCTCGCCGCCCTCGAACGTGCCGTCGCTGCGCGGCCGAAGATTGTCTGGCTCGAATCACCCACCAATCCGCGCCTGCTGGTGTACGACATCGCGGCCGTCGCGCGAATCGCCCATGCAGCCGGCGCGATCGTGGTGGTGGACAACACCTTCGCCACGCCGTACTTCCAGCAACCCTTGTCACTTGGTGCGGACCTTGTCATCCAGAGCGTGACGAAGTACCTGGCCGGGCATCTTGATGTGATCCAGGGCGCCGTCATCGCGAAGGACGCCGGCGTCTTCGAGCCTGTGAAGTTCCTGCAGAACGCACTCGGTGGAGTGCCGAGTCCGTTCGACTGCTGGCTCACGTTGCGTGGCGTCAAGACGCTGGAGCTGCGCATGGAGCGTCACGCGCAAAATGCCGCGGCCATTGCAGACGTGCTGACTGCGCATCCCAAGGTCAAACGCGTCTACTATCCGGGGCTCGCGAGTCATCCTGGGCATGAGATCGCGAAACGGCAGATGACCGGCTTTGGCGGCATGGTGTCGTTCGAGCTCGACGGCACGGTGGAGGACGCGTCCGCGTTTGTGTCGTCGCTCACGTACTTTGCGCTCGGTGAAAGCCTTGGCGGCGTTCGGTCACTGGTGTGCCTGCCGTGCAAGATGACCCATGCGTCGATTCCGGCTGAGACACGCGCCGAACTCGGCCTGTCAGACTCCCTGATTCGGCTGTCGCCTGGGGTGGAACACCCCAGGGACCTGGTGGCCGACCTGAAATCGAAGCTCGACGCGCTCGTCGAGGTCGCCGAGCTGGCCACGGTGCGCTGA
- a CDS encoding bifunctional transcriptional activator/DNA repair protein Ada, which translates to MERAFLHGDASYDGVFYTGVRTTGIFCRPSCSAKKPRIENIEFFGTVKEVLFAGYRACLKCRPLEGGDDHPAWLAALMARIESDPGERIREADLRAMGLDPARVRRYFATRYGLTFQAYCRARRLAHALDSIKHGGTVDDAVFDAGYESHSGFRDAFAKAFGATPGDATQSGVVHLGWIDTPLGPMIAGASDAGVVLLEFTDRRMLEAQLATVRRRFVAGLVPSDHPHLTLLRTELAAYFAGTLEMFTVPVVAPGTPFEERVWAELLEIPYGETRSYEDVAVALGNRAAVRAVGRANGLNRIAIVIPCHRVVNKSGELGGYGGGLWRKRRLLHLERGKVSA; encoded by the coding sequence ATGGAGCGTGCATTTCTTCACGGCGACGCCTCGTACGACGGCGTGTTTTATACGGGCGTCCGCACCACCGGTATCTTCTGCCGTCCGTCATGCTCCGCGAAGAAGCCCCGAATCGAAAATATCGAATTCTTCGGTACGGTGAAGGAAGTGCTGTTCGCGGGGTATCGCGCGTGCCTGAAGTGCCGTCCGCTCGAGGGCGGGGACGACCATCCAGCGTGGCTGGCCGCACTGATGGCTCGGATCGAGTCTGACCCGGGAGAACGGATTCGCGAGGCGGATCTGAGGGCGATGGGACTTGACCCGGCCCGAGTCCGCCGCTACTTCGCGACCCGATACGGCCTGACGTTCCAGGCCTACTGCCGGGCAAGGAGGCTGGCGCACGCGCTCGATTCGATCAAACACGGCGGCACCGTGGATGACGCGGTGTTTGACGCGGGATACGAATCACATTCGGGATTTCGCGATGCGTTCGCGAAGGCCTTCGGGGCCACACCCGGCGATGCCACCCAGTCCGGTGTGGTGCATCTTGGATGGATCGACACACCACTGGGACCGATGATTGCCGGCGCGTCTGACGCGGGTGTCGTGCTCCTGGAATTTACCGACCGACGGATGCTCGAGGCCCAGCTGGCAACCGTCCGCCGCCGATTCGTGGCCGGGCTCGTGCCGTCCGACCACCCGCACCTGACCCTGCTGCGTACTGAACTGGCCGCGTACTTCGCCGGTACTCTCGAAATGTTCACGGTTCCGGTCGTGGCGCCAGGCACGCCGTTCGAGGAGCGCGTGTGGGCCGAGTTGCTGGAGATTCCGTACGGCGAGACTCGCTCTTACGAGGACGTCGCCGTGGCCCTGGGCAACCGGGCGGCTGTGCGCGCGGTGGGGCGGGCCAACGGACTCAACCGGATCGCCATCGTGATCCCCTGCCACCGCGTAGTCAACAAGAGTGGCGAGCTGGGCGGATATGGTGGCGGCCTGTGGCGCAAACGCCGGCTGCTGCATCTCGAGCGCGGCAAAGTGAGCGCCTAG
- a CDS encoding SRPBCC family protein, whose product MLASRAANSDTFAVTPTSDREIHFSRLFDAPPAIVFEAMTRPEHVRRWWGCLGEGYSVPVCDIDLRVGGAWRFVNRHPHGEAAFHGEYLEIAPPSRLVFTEIFEEFPDSVSVVTTDLVNEAGKTRMSATARYESQAVRDMVLKTGMEKGAALSYDRLEDLVATLRT is encoded by the coding sequence ATGCTCGCAAGCCGCGCCGCAAATAGCGACACCTTCGCAGTGACGCCCACATCGGATCGTGAGATCCATTTCTCACGCCTGTTCGACGCGCCGCCAGCGATCGTGTTCGAGGCGATGACTCGACCGGAGCACGTACGCCGATGGTGGGGTTGTCTGGGCGAGGGGTATTCAGTGCCGGTGTGCGACATTGACCTGCGGGTGGGCGGCGCCTGGCGGTTCGTCAACCGGCACCCACATGGGGAAGCGGCGTTTCATGGCGAGTATCTGGAGATCGCACCACCCAGCCGCCTGGTGTTCACCGAAATTTTCGAGGAGTTTCCAGACAGCGTTTCGGTGGTGACCACCGACCTTGTGAACGAGGCAGGCAAGACCCGCATGTCAGCCACCGCGCGGTACGAGTCGCAGGCCGTGCGCGACATGGTGCTCAAGACCGGCATGGAGAAGGGCGCCGCGCTCAGCTACGACCGCCTCGAGGACCTGGTGGCCACGTTGCGGACGTAG
- a CDS encoding winged helix-turn-helix transcriptional regulator codes for MAVDSLSTTFAALADPTRRAILAKLVSGECSVTELAEPFEMSMPAVSKHLRVLERAGLITRRHDAQWRRCRIEAAPLRNVAAWAERYRHIWEGRLDRLDDYLRTMKPKETTHARKPRRK; via the coding sequence ATGGCTGTTGATTCCCTCAGCACGACGTTCGCCGCCCTGGCCGATCCCACCCGCCGGGCGATTCTGGCCAAGCTCGTCTCGGGTGAGTGCTCGGTCACCGAACTGGCCGAACCGTTCGAGATGAGCATGCCTGCGGTCTCGAAACACCTGCGTGTGCTCGAGCGGGCCGGCCTCATCACTCGAAGGCACGATGCGCAGTGGCGGCGGTGTCGCATTGAGGCGGCGCCGCTCAGGAACGTGGCCGCCTGGGCCGAGCGCTACCGCCATATCTGGGAAGGCCGGCTGGACCGGCTCGACGATTACTTACGCACGATGAAACCCAAGGAGACGACCCATGCTCGCAAGCCGCGCCGCAAATAG
- a CDS encoding VOC family protein encodes MATHNPPIDAGVRIGHVHLKVADLDRALAFYCGVLGFELVMRYGPGAAFIAAGDYHHHIGLNTWESLGGQPPAPGSTGLYHLAILYPTRALLADALRRLQAAGIPLDGAADHGVSEALYLRDPDDNGVELYWDRPRDKWPLDDQGKLTMFTRALDVRGLQAEG; translated from the coding sequence ATGGCAACTCACAACCCTCCCATCGATGCCGGCGTCAGAATCGGCCATGTGCACTTGAAAGTGGCCGACCTGGATCGGGCCCTCGCCTTTTACTGCGGGGTGCTGGGTTTCGAACTGGTGATGCGCTACGGCCCGGGTGCGGCGTTTATCGCCGCCGGTGACTATCACCATCACATCGGCCTGAATACCTGGGAGAGCCTCGGTGGCCAACCCCCGGCCCCGGGCTCCACAGGCCTGTATCACCTGGCCATTCTCTATCCGACCCGCGCGCTGCTGGCCGATGCCCTTCGCCGCCTGCAGGCGGCCGGCATTCCGCTTGATGGAGCCGCCGATCACGGCGTCAGCGAGGCACTCTATCTTCGCGATCCCGACGACAACGGCGTCGAGTTGTACTGGGACCGTCCCCGCGACAAGTGGCCCCTGGACGATCAAGGGAAGTTGACGATGTTCACGCGTGCGCTCGATGTACGCGGCCTGCAGGCGGAAGGGTGA
- the argG gene encoding argininosuccinate synthase: MTRHTILQSLPVGENVGIAFSGGLDTSAALHWMRAKGAVPYAYTANLGQPDETDYDEIPRKALEYGAEKARLVDCRRQLVSEGIAALQCGAFHVTTAGVPYFNTTPLGRAVTGTLLVAAMKEDDVNIWGDGSTYKGNDIERFYRYGLLANPSLRIYKPWLDQTFIDELGGRKEMSEYMQRAGFAYRMSTEKAYSTDSNLLGATHEAKDLERLDSGIMIVEPIMGVASWKESVAVKPEQVTIRFEEGQPVSLNGITYGDPVQLMLDANAIGGRHGLGMSDQIENRIIEAKSRGIYEAPGMALLFIGYERLLTGIHNEDTIEQYRDNGRRLGRLLYQGRWFDPQSMMLRETAQRWVAKAITGEVTVELRRGNDYSLLNTESPNLTYKPERLTMESGQGEFTPQDRIGQLTMRNLDIADTRDKLRVYMETGLLASGPGSAIPQIGSGDKDQD; the protein is encoded by the coding sequence ATGACCAGACACACCATCCTCCAGTCCCTTCCCGTCGGCGAAAACGTCGGCATCGCATTCTCGGGCGGTCTCGATACCAGCGCGGCCCTGCATTGGATGCGCGCCAAGGGTGCGGTGCCCTACGCGTATACCGCGAACCTCGGGCAGCCTGATGAGACCGACTACGACGAGATTCCCCGCAAGGCGCTTGAGTACGGCGCCGAAAAAGCGCGCCTGGTGGACTGCCGCCGGCAACTCGTCTCTGAGGGGATTGCCGCCCTGCAGTGCGGCGCCTTCCACGTCACCACCGCCGGCGTGCCGTACTTCAACACCACGCCGCTCGGCCGCGCCGTCACCGGCACGCTGCTCGTGGCCGCCATGAAGGAAGACGACGTCAATATCTGGGGTGACGGCAGCACCTACAAGGGCAACGACATCGAGCGGTTCTATCGCTACGGGCTGCTCGCGAATCCCAGCCTGCGCATCTACAAGCCGTGGCTCGACCAGACCTTCATCGACGAACTGGGCGGACGCAAGGAGATGTCGGAGTACATGCAACGCGCGGGCTTCGCGTATCGCATGAGCACCGAGAAGGCGTACTCGACGGATTCCAATCTGCTGGGTGCCACGCACGAAGCGAAAGACCTGGAGCGCCTCGACTCGGGCATCATGATCGTCGAGCCCATCATGGGCGTGGCCTCGTGGAAGGAGAGCGTCGCGGTCAAGCCGGAGCAGGTGACCATCCGCTTCGAGGAGGGACAGCCCGTATCCCTCAACGGGATCACCTATGGCGACCCTGTACAGCTCATGCTCGACGCCAACGCGATTGGCGGCCGCCATGGCCTCGGCATGAGCGACCAGATCGAAAACCGGATCATCGAGGCCAAGAGCCGCGGCATCTACGAAGCGCCCGGCATGGCCCTGCTCTTCATCGGATACGAGCGCCTGCTGACCGGCATCCACAACGAAGACACCATCGAGCAGTATCGCGACAACGGCCGCCGCCTGGGTCGCCTCCTGTACCAGGGCCGATGGTTTGACCCGCAATCCATGATGCTGCGCGAAACCGCCCAGCGCTGGGTGGCCAAAGCCATCACCGGCGAAGTCACAGTCGAACTGCGCCGCGGCAACGACTACTCACTGCTCAACACCGAAAGCCCCAATCTCACCTACAAACCCGAACGTTTGACCATGGAAAGCGGGCAGGGCGAGTTCACACCGCAGGACCGCATCGGCCAGTTGACGATGAGGAACCTGGACATTGCCGATACGCGCGACAAGCTGCGCGTCTACATGGAGACCGGTCTCCTTGCGTCGGGGCCGGGATCAGCCATCCCGCAGATCGGCTCCGGGGACAAGGATCAGGACTAG
- a CDS encoding cbb3-type cytochrome c oxidase subunit I, with protein sequence MNAPAGFARTAPARLAAAHLLVAVAAFGVAALMGVLQGLSIADVEFPLRSESLYYMFVTAHGVLMALVFTTFFIMGLGYALCYAQFGRIVGMKSAWFAFWLALAGTVAAAFTILNGQSTVLYTFYPPMQAHPAFYIGATLLVIGSWIWGGVTIASYRSWKKDHPGTPAPMAMHGMLATIVVWYLATSGLAWEVLFMLIPWSLGWVATIDPVIARTLFWWFGHPLVYFWLMPAYVLWYTVMPRIAGGRLFSDQLARMVFILFVILSTPVGFHHQFADPGISAGWKFVHTITTFAILFPSFVTAFTVIASLEVAGRMKGAKGLFDWIGRLPWSDPFFAAMALAILSFAFGGFGGAINAAYGMNAMVHNTAWIMGHFHVTLGTTSALTFMGAMYWLMPRLLGRELRLVALARIQPWLWFIGMGIFSTSFHIAGLRGLPRRVYSASLAGDQGAAWSGLATMGAIGGVVLFLSAMAFVAVVVATWTAGRKIDGPAFEFAVPLEPVTSLGVWDRLGMWTIVGIVFVILAYAYPLATLIMTPRFGSPPFQPF encoded by the coding sequence ATGAACGCGCCCGCTGGTTTCGCGCGTACCGCGCCTGCACGCCTGGCCGCGGCACACCTGCTCGTGGCGGTTGCGGCATTCGGTGTGGCCGCCCTCATGGGTGTGCTGCAGGGACTCTCGATCGCTGACGTGGAGTTCCCCCTCAGGAGCGAGTCGCTGTACTACATGTTCGTGACGGCGCATGGCGTGCTGATGGCACTGGTGTTCACGACGTTCTTCATCATGGGCCTGGGCTACGCGCTCTGCTACGCGCAGTTCGGCCGCATCGTCGGGATGAAGTCCGCGTGGTTCGCGTTCTGGCTGGCGCTCGCCGGAACCGTGGCCGCGGCGTTCACCATCCTCAACGGGCAGAGCACCGTGCTCTACACCTTTTATCCGCCCATGCAGGCTCACCCGGCGTTTTACATCGGCGCAACGCTGCTGGTGATTGGTTCGTGGATTTGGGGCGGCGTGACGATTGCGAGCTACCGCTCGTGGAAGAAGGACCATCCCGGTACGCCGGCGCCCATGGCGATGCACGGCATGCTCGCCACGATCGTGGTCTGGTATCTCGCCACCTCGGGCCTGGCCTGGGAAGTGTTGTTCATGTTGATCCCATGGTCGCTCGGATGGGTGGCGACCATCGATCCTGTGATTGCCCGGACACTGTTCTGGTGGTTCGGACATCCGCTCGTGTACTTCTGGCTCATGCCGGCCTACGTTCTTTGGTACACCGTCATGCCCCGCATCGCAGGGGGCCGGCTCTTCAGTGATCAACTGGCGCGGATGGTGTTCATCCTGTTCGTGATCCTCTCAACGCCGGTCGGGTTTCACCACCAGTTTGCCGACCCCGGGATCAGCGCGGGCTGGAAGTTCGTGCATACGATCACCACGTTCGCCATCCTGTTTCCCAGTTTCGTGACCGCGTTCACCGTGATCGCGTCTCTTGAAGTGGCGGGCCGTATGAAGGGGGCGAAGGGGCTGTTTGACTGGATCGGCCGCCTGCCGTGGTCAGATCCGTTTTTTGCTGCCATGGCGCTCGCCATCCTCTCGTTTGCGTTTGGCGGATTCGGCGGCGCTATCAACGCGGCGTACGGCATGAACGCCATGGTGCACAACACGGCGTGGATCATGGGCCACTTCCATGTGACGCTCGGCACCACGTCGGCGCTGACGTTCATGGGCGCGATGTACTGGCTGATGCCGCGCCTGCTGGGTCGCGAACTCAGGCTCGTTGCGCTTGCGCGCATCCAGCCGTGGTTGTGGTTCATCGGGATGGGAATCTTCAGCACCAGCTTCCACATCGCAGGCTTGCGCGGCCTGCCGCGTCGCGTCTACAGCGCGTCGCTCGCAGGAGACCAGGGCGCCGCGTGGTCGGGGCTGGCCACCATGGGCGCCATCGGAGGCGTCGTGTTGTTCCTGAGCGCCATGGCGTTCGTCGCAGTCGTGGTGGCGACGTGGACAGCCGGCCGCAAGATCGATGGGCCCGCATTCGAATTCGCAGTGCCCCTCGAACCAGTCACGTCTCTCGGCGTCTGGGACCGTCTCGGCATGTGGACCATCGTCGGCATCGTCTTCGTGATCCTGGCCTACGCGTATCCACTCGCGACGCTCATCATGACGCCACGATTCGGGTCACCCCCGTTTCAACCATTCTAG